CTTACACCCAGAGTTCTATTCACAACTCAAACATGCTTGGAGCGGCTATGCTTGCCCGCACTGCAGTTTTAGTAAACGATAAAAGTATGCTTAAAACAGCAAAAGAAGCGATGGAGTATAGTTGCTCCAGACAGTTCCCCGATGGTTCCTGGTGGTATGGAGAGGGGAGTAATACCCACTGGATCGATAATTTTCATACCGGGTACAATCTGGACAGTCTTAAATGTTATATAGATTGTACCGGAGACAATGAGTATAGGGAACATTTGAAAAAAGGGTTTGAGTATTTTAAAAAGAACTTTTTTGAAAGTAACGGCAGACCAAAATACTATCATAACCGCGTGTATCCAGTTGATATTCAGTGCGCATCCCAGGCTATAGACACGCTGGCATATTTTTCCCCTCAGGATGAGGAGGCGTTGGATCTTGCTCAAAAAGTAGCGCTTTGGACGATAAACAACATGCAGGATAAACAAGGGTACTTTTATTTCAGGCAGTTACCTGGTGTAATGTCAAAAACACCAATGCTTCATTGGGGTCAGGCAACAATGTACAAAGGATTGGTGCACCTTGCGTCAAAACTACAGTAACCCCGGGAATGTGACTGAAAAGATAAAGTCAACAGGTGTTGGTGGTAAAAGTGGTCATGGGAAGGACTATTTTGAAACCCAACATCTTAAGGATGGCTTAAAAAACAAAGCGATAAAGGGAGGCACTGTAACGGTAATTGCAAGAGCAATAGACTATATATTGCATACTGTAGGAACAGTTTTCCTTGCCAGGTTACTTTCTCCAGAGGATTTTGGTCTGGTTGCAATGGTTGTTACAATTACCTCCGTTTTTGTCGTGTTTAAAGACTTGGGGCTTTCTGAAGCTACGATACAGAGTGAAAAACTAAATCATGCTCAGGTTAGTACACTGTTTTGGTTAAATGTGGTGCTGGGGACATCAATTCTCTTAATTATGGCCCTATTAGCTCCTGCAATCGCCTGGTTCTATGGTAATCAAAGCCTCGTTTCCATTACGATTGTTTCTTCACTAAGTTTTTTGTTTGCAAGCTTGGCCACGCAGCACCTTGCTCTGTTAAAGAGGAGTATGGGGTTTAATAAAATCGCCGTTATAGAAATAGTTGCATCACTGGGAAGTATAGCACTTGCGGTAATCTTAGCATACCGGGGATTTGGGTATTGGGCACTGGTGACAAGACCTGTTTTTCTATCATTTTTCAACGCGTTTGGGTTGTGGGTTATCTGTGGTTGGAGACCAGGATTGCCGGTTAAGGGGGCAGGGGTAAGATCGTTAGTAAAGTTTGGAGCAAATACTTCCGGTTTTTATTTAATCAACTATTTTGCACGAAATGTTGATAAAATTTTGGTTGGCAGATTCATTGGTGCTCAGGTTTTGGGATTCT
This window of the Chitinispirillales bacterium ANBcel5 genome carries:
- a CDS encoding lipopolysaccharide biosynthesis protein — its product is MRQNYSNPGNVTEKIKSTGVGGKSGHGKDYFETQHLKDGLKNKAIKGGTVTVIARAIDYILHTVGTVFLARLLSPEDFGLVAMVVTITSVFVVFKDLGLSEATIQSEKLNHAQVSTLFWLNVVLGTSILLIMALLAPAIAWFYGNQSLVSITIVSSLSFLFASLATQHLALLKRSMGFNKIAVIEIVASLGSIALAVILAYRGFGYWALVTRPVFLSFFNAFGLWVICGWRPGLPVKGAGVRSLVKFGANTSGFYLINYFARNVDKILVGRFIGAQVLGFYQKAYFLFVLPVNQLTIPLQGVGVSTLTKLRNDPSKFKRFFIRALGLLAFVGMPMSAFIASVGDIIIVLLLGPQWAEAAEIFAVFSLGAGMQIIYATQGWLHVSLGRSDRWLRWGIIGSGCMVVSFFIGLPFGATGIAAAYTICLYIVTFPAIWYAGRPVLLSAKEIIAGIWKYYIASVIAGILAYAVSQSTVNYNSLVRLSIVTVQFTSTYLVIVVILHGSLGPIKEFSTLLFQSLPLKKKKVSNKFA